A part of Rhinoderma darwinii isolate aRhiDar2 chromosome 1, aRhiDar2.hap1, whole genome shotgun sequence genomic DNA contains:
- the LOC142661716 gene encoding endogenous retrovirus group 3 member 1 Env polyprotein-like, with protein sequence MINKTYERCNKERLNSTIVIKETDGIILCMNNSQIRNRRYFVFLIIILRDSFKPHITVQSLERIPHTCKSAVTQQQKKNVHFNISFPESPSCHRQKREWYDPLLGGVGTGLGVLNGIQLETVRRIEGNWKGECTLAKAIMPFHILSETQETTTQNSHIFTREKRDLKGSFDPHVYIDAIGVPRGVPDEFKARDQVAAGFESLIPMITVNKNVDWINYIYYNQQRFVNYTRDALQGLADQLGPTSTMTFQNRMALDMILAEKGGVCAMIGTTCCTFIPDKTGPNGKVTMAIKQIVSLSEELKRNSGFTDPCTSHG encoded by the coding sequence atgataaataagacttatgaaagatgcaacaaggagaggctcaactctacgattgtaataaaagaaactgatgggattatattatgtatgaataatagccaaataagaaatagaagatattttgtattcttgataataattttaagagatagttttaagccacatataacagtacaaagtctggaaagaatcccacacacttgtaagagcgctgtaacccaacagcagaaaaagaatgtacacttcaatatttccttccctgaatcccccagctgtcatagacaaaaaagagaatggtatgacccgctattaggaggggtaggaacgggattaggagtattgaatggtatacagttagaaacagttcggcggatcgaagggaactggaagggagaatgcaccctggcgaaagcgatcatgccttttcatatactctctgagacccaagagaccaccactcaaaatagtcacatatttacaagggaaaaaagagatctgaaaggaagttttgacccccatgtgtatatagatgctataggagtcccaaggggggtcccagatgaattcaaggcccgggatcaggtagcagctggatttgaatcattaatccctatgatcacagttaacaaaaatgtagattggataaattatatctattacaaccagcaacggtttgttaactatactagggacgctttacaaggtctagctgaccagttaggacccacatctactatgactttccagaaccgtatggcccttgatatgatactagcagaaaaaggaggcgtttgtgccatgataggtactacctgttgtacttttattccagataagacaggaccaaacggcaaagtaaccatggcaatcaaacagattgtttctttatccgaggaattaaaacgaaattcaggtttcacagacccatgtacttctcatggttaa